The segment tttaagaatacttggggatacgtgtctgaaatttatacagtatatgctatctaacattggtcaacgtgacatgtgtaaatgttatgatttatattccacaagcatatgttgtttgctccttcagatgaagctaataaggcttatacagttatagaagagttgaaaagtaaatactccttcctgttgatatggccaaacaccttgcattcattctagtcctatgtggaatgtaatatctgaaatatatacctatcatgactaacgcactcctttttgtcaagattattattcaatatttagaataattagataaatgtatctttatgatatttaagcactggtgtatacacaacatatatgtgattgccatgatatagaggtgattaatacattttaattgacatcatatgaacagacacagactctccctgggaccaatgcacaatgcacttttaaattgtttcaataactccatgttaaagacaatacttcatatctcttgaagtatgtcatattaagcacttatgtattttggttaatagtctaaatattgcaaatgtattatctgctttagcagacatgacattacatatattttataaatattagtactatgacacattataactttaatgtgtcatcgttttgtattgaataaatatgattttcacattgaaaattacatttgaatgagggtaaatctgtaataataaaactcatcttcatgataaaaagattttttcctttgacttatttttctgtattattttctatgaggtaaccatgccattcaagtgtgcaatctcaggggattgtatgtattgataatgtatctttattttaaggattatattatatctggatttgtctctttgaaatgagcatctgatatatttcttaaagggatagcctattaaaaataaaactcaggaattagagcatgcagtatttatatacttaaatatgtaatcctataatctatttaacttaattatcatctgtaatttaataaaacaggaatgttatcttaggaatctacccattttgaatctgcacatggggagcgcttgatgattgttgtctaaatgtaggcaacaatcagcaagtgcaccacaggtgatgagcattaaatggaatggctcctaaacttaaatacatgattgaaataagaaacataaaaggattaaattgattatgagtacatatgtaagttgattggaattgaatgatttatctggttcattaatgttttattgtgaacacactcttcctttttttttttaaagtgacataaattccattattttgctaaaacatatatatttaaaagcaaatctaatatatttatattctttatatttcttaatattcttagtatcctttgattatagttttatttaggtaagatcaggagcagcatagaacctatgttggagctgtttattgttgccaacatacagtatatatcctgtctgtcattggttcacccatgtactcaattttattaaccaggagtgcatagctgctctttaaataattataccaagagaacaaagtcatatttggaatataattaaaatgatattttagataattatgttatacataaatcataagatgaatgcattgattagtacatagctggaaataaagaaacattcaccatgactatatttgagtaaagtatacatttatttagggaaaatgtggtaaatatagggatgaggagagagggaggggagtggtattccatttctgagaatcttcaatctgtaaaacattaaaagaaaaaaatgtgtattattaaaaaacataatcataaataactaaaaggtctcattacaatactataaaaatacctgaaaagaattcttgaatagttgcagatctctccaaatgggcattgaggggttgtggatgattaattacatcaggctcaaagatttcacctgggggctgtggtgttggaagtaagtcgttcaacatcccatgctcctgtgccatgttgtgtagacagcaacatgccactatgattttaatagctttttccggactgaattggagatccccccctgatctgtccaggcagcgaaagcgcatttttagaacaccaaacagtcgttctattatagcacgtgttcggatatgtgcttcattatatctgtattaaaagaacaagaaatatgattataatatataatgtgaagacaaatcaaatactaatgagctaactacattcctggtttgatcttataaatctttaaaccattttatatatatataaatatatttatattgaagcagagagatttataaatgcttcactgataatagatgatttgtattttgactgtccctttaaaggcactcagtacaacattgttatgtctgtgatagtgatatatacacacacacacaagataatcaagcaacaaatgtatgtgcacaaacacagatatatagcttaataaaggggcaggagccccgaaacgttgctcaataaaggtgctgttgctccacatagagtgctacctgtgtgttctatttcattacatttactgggactttggaaaaggaggtcctccaggtttgcacctacattcacccaagagtgatttaaagggacattcctatgaagtgtgtactggtcctacttttctacagattatagtgagcattttgcaaggcacaatcaatatttctgacacacatgagcagaaaataaatatatattttaccttaattcagcaggcccaacaacctggttctctttcaatggtgtccaaatccattttttaagaggatatgcagaatctgctaaaatatgaatgcatagatatacagtatatatatatatagatatagatatagatagatagataaacacacatctttccataaagcaatgtatgacatgaaataatgttatgcatatgtcttactatgacatagttaatatatatcttttaaatgattaacaatttatttatttaatcaatttcacccccttagacacatacataaaggattataaagcaatgaaacaataaaatgtcaaaatattgaacacatgaaggcatcataatatatacataaacacttaccgaggagatgtccttcaggcatttgatttgtctc is part of the Bombina bombina isolate aBomBom1 chromosome 6, aBomBom1.pri, whole genome shotgun sequence genome and harbors:
- the LOC128664961 gene encoding putative nuclease HARBI1, with amino-acid sequence MRILNVVAGFPGSSHDAYILRNSGVWRLFETNQMPEGHLLADSAYPLKKWIWTPLKENQVVGPAELRYNEAHIRTRAIIERLFGVLKMRFRCLDRSGGDLQFSPEKAIKIIVACCCLHNMAQEHGMLNDLLPTPQPPGEIFEPDVINHPQPLNAHLERSATIQEFFSD